The following proteins are encoded in a genomic region of Leifsonia psychrotolerans:
- a CDS encoding FKBP-type peptidyl-prolyl cis-trans isomerase, producing MTDLNSKPELDFPEGPAPEALEIIDIVVGEGPEAAPGAKVDVHYLGVEYDSGEEFDSSWGRGQSINFPLGSLIAGWQQGIPGMKVGGRRKLVVPPHLAYGPAGSGHHLGGKTLIFVIDLLGVS from the coding sequence ATGACTGATTTGAACTCAAAACCCGAACTTGACTTTCCTGAAGGACCGGCTCCCGAAGCCCTCGAGATTATTGACATCGTTGTCGGAGAAGGCCCAGAAGCGGCCCCCGGCGCGAAGGTCGACGTGCACTACCTGGGTGTCGAATATGACTCCGGCGAAGAGTTCGACTCCTCGTGGGGTCGCGGCCAGTCGATCAACTTCCCCCTCGGTTCGTTGATCGCTGGGTGGCAGCAGGGCATCCCCGGCATGAAGGTCGGCGGACGTCGCAAGCTCGTGGTTCCGCCGCACCTGGCCTATGGCCCGGCGGGGTCTGGCCACCACCTCGGTGGTAAGACGCTGATTTTCGTGATCGATCTGCTGGGCGTCAGCTAA
- a CDS encoding PaaI family thioesterase yields the protein MSGTLIDEIGPGLSGIEQLRALIASGRRPGIAESLDFNLTDVGDGWAVFEGTPGDHAYNPIGSVHGGYAAALLDSACGCAAHSKLTATQSYTTLELKVSYHRAMTAQTGPVRAEATLISFGRRAAFAEAKLTDATGRVYASATSTLLVFER from the coding sequence ATGTCCGGAACCCTGATTGATGAAATCGGCCCCGGGCTCTCGGGTATTGAGCAGTTGCGTGCGCTGATCGCCTCGGGGCGCCGCCCGGGCATCGCCGAATCACTCGACTTCAATCTGACCGACGTCGGCGATGGCTGGGCGGTTTTCGAGGGCACGCCCGGAGACCACGCCTATAACCCGATCGGCTCGGTGCACGGCGGCTATGCTGCGGCCTTGCTCGACAGCGCCTGCGGCTGTGCAGCGCATTCCAAACTGACCGCCACGCAGAGTTACACCACGCTCGAACTCAAGGTGTCATATCACCGAGCGATGACGGCCCAGACCGGTCCGGTGCGGGCTGAGGCGACGCTGATCTCGTTCGGACGCCGGGCCGCCTTCGCGGAGGCGAAGCTGACGGATGCCACCGGTCGCGTCTACGCGAGCGCCACGTCGACGCTGCTGGTGTTCGAGCGCTGA
- a CDS encoding M4 family metallopeptidase — MSVAAHTPVQCGIVPPQLLVRVARQGDPRFAGAAAAARDSLLCDEAFRDTRRAAPVQHLDQGLHRPGAAPRSVWNARGSELLPGIQARTEGTPPTPDAAVNEVYDGLGSARVLLWNAFHRDSLDDHGMPLRATVHFASHYDNAVWDGSRFVFGDGDGQVFARFTRSLSALGHEFGHALVQQTADLDYLGQSGALHESLADVFGSLVDQYAHGHSAAQATWLIGEGLFIDELDAHAIRSLKAPGTAYNDDVLGKDPQPSSMADYVETDDDNGGVHLNSGIPNRAFFLVATWLGGNAWEAPGQIWYNTLTAGTLAPCVDFTGFARATTRTASSMFGEGSTEHTAVAAAWREVGVVA; from the coding sequence ATGAGCGTCGCCGCGCACACCCCGGTTCAGTGCGGCATCGTGCCGCCCCAGCTCCTGGTGCGTGTGGCCAGACAGGGCGATCCCCGTTTTGCCGGCGCTGCCGCGGCGGCACGAGACTCCTTGCTTTGCGACGAGGCTTTCCGTGACACACGGCGGGCAGCACCCGTGCAGCACCTCGATCAGGGCCTTCATCGCCCCGGGGCTGCGCCACGCTCCGTCTGGAACGCTCGTGGGAGCGAGTTGCTCCCCGGCATCCAGGCCCGCACCGAGGGAACTCCTCCCACCCCGGATGCCGCGGTGAACGAGGTCTATGACGGCCTCGGCTCCGCCCGCGTTCTGCTCTGGAACGCCTTCCACCGAGACTCCCTCGACGACCACGGAATGCCACTTCGTGCCACCGTTCACTTTGCTTCCCACTACGACAACGCGGTCTGGGACGGCTCACGGTTCGTGTTCGGCGACGGAGACGGCCAAGTCTTCGCTCGATTCACCCGCTCGCTCTCGGCCCTGGGCCATGAGTTCGGGCACGCGCTCGTGCAACAGACCGCAGATCTGGACTACCTCGGGCAATCGGGCGCGCTCCACGAATCACTCGCCGACGTGTTCGGTTCACTCGTCGACCAATATGCGCACGGCCACAGCGCGGCCCAGGCCACCTGGTTGATTGGCGAGGGCCTGTTCATCGACGAACTCGACGCCCACGCCATCCGCTCGCTGAAGGCTCCGGGAACCGCCTACAACGACGATGTTCTCGGCAAAGATCCGCAGCCGAGCAGCATGGCCGACTACGTCGAAACGGATGACGACAACGGCGGTGTGCACCTGAATTCTGGCATTCCGAATCGGGCTTTCTTTCTGGTCGCAACCTGGCTCGGCGGCAACGCGTGGGAGGCCCCCGGGCAGATCTGGTACAACACCCTCACGGCTGGCACTCTCGCCCCGTGTGTCGACTTCACCGGTTTTGCGCGGGCAACGACGCGGACCGCGTCGTCGATGTTCGGTGAGGGATCGACCGAGCACACGGCCGTGGCTGCGGCCTGGCGCGAGGTGGGCGTGGTCGCTTAG
- a CDS encoding HAD-IA family hydrolase codes for MPALIFDCDGVLADTERDGHLPAFNQAFAEFGVPVHWSDADYARKVLIGGGKERMHSVLTRELASEIGLSADPGDWADAVAAWHKRKTAIYTERVAAGVLPARPGIRRIVTDAAAAGWTLAVASTSAEESVRAVLTHSVGAELAGRFRVFAGDTVRAKKPAPDIYLLALRELGVDASDALVIEDSENGLRAALAAGLRTVVTVSSYTVNDDFSGASLVVSSLGDPAGPRAFALHDPLELHPGEAVSLADLSAILSADDGKTDE; via the coding sequence GTGCCGGCGCTCATTTTCGACTGCGACGGAGTCCTGGCGGACACCGAGCGTGACGGGCATCTGCCCGCGTTCAATCAGGCCTTCGCTGAATTCGGGGTGCCCGTTCATTGGAGCGATGCCGATTATGCCCGGAAAGTCCTGATTGGCGGCGGCAAGGAGCGAATGCACAGCGTGCTCACTCGAGAGTTGGCCTCCGAAATTGGGCTGTCGGCCGACCCCGGCGACTGGGCAGATGCGGTCGCCGCCTGGCACAAGCGCAAGACCGCGATCTACACCGAACGGGTCGCTGCCGGCGTGTTGCCTGCCCGGCCCGGGATCCGTCGGATCGTCACGGATGCCGCGGCCGCCGGTTGGACCCTCGCCGTTGCGTCGACCTCAGCTGAGGAATCCGTGCGGGCTGTGCTCACTCACTCGGTCGGTGCAGAGTTGGCCGGCCGGTTTCGGGTGTTCGCCGGCGATACGGTCCGAGCGAAGAAACCCGCCCCCGACATCTACCTCCTGGCCCTGCGCGAACTCGGAGTCGATGCATCTGACGCGCTCGTCATCGAAGACAGTGAGAACGGGCTGCGGGCTGCGCTCGCCGCGGGGCTCCGCACGGTCGTGACCGTGAGCAGCTACACCGTCAACGACGACTTTTCTGGGGCCTCCCTCGTGGTCTCGTCGCTCGGCGACCCGGCCGGGCCGCGGGCGTTTGCTCTGCACGATCCGCTGGAACTCCACCCGGGCGAAGCCGTCTCACTGGCCGATTTATCAGCCATCCTCAGCGCGGACGACGGGAAGACCGATGAGTGA
- a CDS encoding ketose-bisphosphate aldolase — protein MAVSTLKSIVDAAFTQRYGVPAINIVNDLTMEAVLNGAVEARSPVIVQTSVKTVKSIGSQVLFALWESMTAGIDVPVALHLDHCPDRDVITECLERGWNSVLFDASLLPVEENQRQTIEVVAQARTFGAHVEGEIEAITGVEDGIGSSDEAARQSLEVSLRFIEATGVDVFAPAIGNAHGVYKREPVLDFQRVTDIVTAHPIPIALHGGSGLTDAQFADLISRGCAKVNISTALKIAYMKSNLAFLKDAEARDKWDPPSLFGHVRTDIVALTRNLAEQFGSAGKA, from the coding sequence GTGGCTGTTTCCACGCTGAAGAGCATCGTCGATGCGGCATTTACGCAGCGCTATGGAGTTCCAGCGATCAACATCGTGAACGACCTGACCATGGAGGCTGTGCTGAACGGGGCGGTCGAGGCGCGGTCGCCCGTCATCGTTCAGACCTCGGTGAAAACGGTGAAATCGATCGGCTCTCAGGTGCTTTTTGCGCTGTGGGAATCGATGACGGCGGGAATCGATGTTCCGGTGGCTTTGCACCTCGATCACTGCCCCGACCGCGACGTGATCACCGAATGCCTCGAACGTGGCTGGAACTCGGTGCTCTTCGACGCTTCTCTGCTGCCCGTCGAAGAGAATCAACGACAGACGATCGAGGTCGTCGCCCAGGCCCGCACCTTCGGGGCACACGTCGAGGGTGAGATCGAGGCCATCACCGGGGTCGAAGACGGCATCGGCTCCAGCGACGAGGCGGCGCGTCAGAGCCTCGAGGTCTCGTTGCGGTTTATCGAAGCGACCGGGGTTGACGTCTTCGCCCCCGCCATCGGCAATGCGCACGGCGTGTACAAGCGCGAACCTGTTCTCGACTTTCAACGGGTGACCGACATCGTCACTGCGCATCCGATCCCGATCGCGCTGCATGGCGGCAGTGGGCTCACCGACGCGCAGTTCGCCGACCTGATCTCCCGGGGCTGTGCCAAGGTCAACATCTCAACGGCGTTGAAGATCGCCTATATGAAGTCAAACCTGGCCTTCTTGAAGGATGCCGAGGCTCGCGACAAATGGGATCCGCCGTCGCTCTTTGGCCACGTGCGCACCGACATCGTCGCCCTCACCCGGAATCTCGCCGAGCAGTTCGGCAGCGCAGGAAAGGCCTGA
- a CDS encoding LLM class flavin-dependent oxidoreductase, producing the protein MRFGITILPQDPWVEARRKWLGAEELGFDHGWTYDHLSWRTLADQPWNATMPTLTAAAVVTSRITLGTFVSSPNFRHPVPFATEVATLDDISGGRFLLGVGSGGTGFDAVVLGQPELTPGERHERFEEFVSTLDLLLRYEGEHSEGISVDGAWFNAVNARMVGRPVTAPRVPFVIAANGPRGLGVVARFGSGWVTTGADGVVGDAWWAAVGTLVARLGDAAEAAGRDPLSIDRYLSLDSGGSYSLTSADAFEDAVGRAAEHGFTDVISHWPRADGIYAGSEAVLDEVATYIERWRG; encoded by the coding sequence ATGCGATTTGGAATCACGATTCTTCCGCAAGACCCGTGGGTCGAGGCACGCCGAAAATGGCTCGGCGCCGAAGAACTCGGCTTCGACCACGGGTGGACCTACGACCATCTCTCCTGGCGCACTCTCGCCGATCAGCCGTGGAACGCGACGATGCCGACGCTGACGGCGGCGGCCGTCGTCACGTCGAGGATCACCCTGGGCACGTTCGTCTCGTCGCCGAACTTCCGGCACCCCGTGCCGTTCGCCACGGAGGTCGCCACGCTCGACGACATCTCAGGCGGCCGGTTTCTGCTCGGTGTGGGCTCCGGCGGGACCGGGTTCGACGCCGTTGTTCTGGGGCAACCGGAGTTGACGCCGGGCGAGCGGCACGAGCGATTTGAGGAGTTCGTCAGCACCCTCGACCTGCTGTTGAGGTACGAGGGCGAGCACAGCGAAGGGATATCCGTCGACGGCGCCTGGTTCAATGCGGTCAACGCCAGAATGGTCGGCCGCCCGGTCACCGCCCCCCGAGTGCCCTTCGTCATCGCCGCGAATGGGCCTCGTGGCTTGGGAGTGGTGGCACGTTTCGGCTCGGGGTGGGTGACGACCGGTGCCGACGGTGTCGTCGGCGACGCGTGGTGGGCGGCCGTCGGCACACTCGTGGCGCGCCTGGGCGACGCGGCCGAAGCGGCCGGCCGCGATCCGCTCAGCATCGACCGCTACCTGTCGCTGGACAGTGGCGGCAGCTACTCGCTGACAAGCGCCGACGCGTTCGAGGACGCCGTTGGTCGCGCCGCCGAGCACGGCTTCACCGATGTGATCAGCCACTGGCCTCGGGCCGACGGCATCTACGCCGGCTCAGAAGCGGTTCTCGACGAGGTTGCGACATACATCGAGAGGTGGCGTGGCTGA
- the dhaL gene encoding dihydroxyacetone kinase subunit DhaL, whose product MSESSMADVEFVVRIIAQTAVDNERAFGDLDAVVGDGDFGYSLARGFEIVLAEWDGLDRSGPSVFLQKVAMIIAGRVGGTSGPLWGTAFLRASGAVRDKAELTGGDVVAMLRAAAEGIKARGNSDVGDKTLLDALIPATDALEAELADGSDRATLLSRVALVARRSADATTGMIAKRGRASYTGERSIGSPDPGAVAIAVILERLNDEWATGETPNQ is encoded by the coding sequence ATGAGTGAATCCAGCATGGCCGACGTGGAATTCGTCGTGCGGATCATCGCGCAGACGGCCGTCGACAACGAGCGCGCCTTCGGGGACCTCGATGCGGTCGTGGGCGATGGCGACTTCGGCTATTCCCTCGCTCGGGGGTTCGAGATCGTGCTGGCCGAATGGGACGGCCTCGACCGCAGCGGTCCCTCGGTCTTCCTCCAGAAAGTGGCGATGATCATCGCCGGACGCGTGGGCGGAACGTCAGGGCCCCTCTGGGGAACGGCATTTCTCCGAGCATCCGGCGCCGTCCGCGACAAGGCCGAGCTGACCGGCGGCGACGTCGTGGCCATGTTGCGTGCCGCCGCAGAAGGAATCAAGGCGCGCGGCAACTCGGACGTCGGCGACAAGACCCTGCTCGACGCGCTCATCCCGGCCACCGATGCGTTGGAAGCAGAGCTCGCGGACGGCAGCGACCGAGCCACGTTGCTGTCGCGGGTCGCGCTCGTCGCGCGCCGTAGCGCCGATGCAACGACGGGGATGATCGCCAAGCGCGGGCGGGCCAGCTACACCGGCGAACGCAGCATCGGATCTCCCGATCCGGGTGCCGTCGCGATCGCGGTCATTCTCGAACGGCTGAACGACGAATGGGCGACAGGCGAGACGCCGAATC